The Nostoc sp. 'Lobaria pulmonaria (5183) cyanobiont' DNA window TGCTGCTACTCTGCCAATTGTCTCACGCGCTGACGACCTACCCCCGCCTTGCCAATTGCGAATGCCATATTTTGCATCATAAGTTGCATCCGCATGAGAAGGGCGATACTTCTCGGCCATCTCGTCGTAATCTTGCGACCGAGTGTCTTTGTTCCGTACCAAAATCCCTATAGGCGTTCCTAGTGTTTTGCCTTCAAATACACCTGATAAAATTTCGCAGGTATCGGCTTCTTTGCGAGGTGTAGTAATTTTACTTTGTCCCGGACGCCTTCTATCTAATTCTACTTGAATTTCTTCCGCCGAAATTTCTAGTTGCGGAGGACAACCATCAATCACAACCCCCACACCACCGCCGTGAGATTCACCAAAAGTAGTTATACGAAATAGATGACCAAAAGTGTTGCCCATGATCTTAAAGAAAAAGGATGAGGCTTATGTATTTTAACTAGAGTTTGTGCAAAAGTTAATTTTTATGCTTTGGCACTTGGAATATTTGACGTATAGCCTATCTTTTACCTATACAAATAAGAAAGCGCCCTCTGTTTCGAGAGGGCGCTTTCTCATTTAGCTAAACTTCAGAATTAACCGTTGATAGCAGGAGCACTAAGAGCTACAGGAGCAAAATCACCAGCAGCCAAATCTAGAGGGAAGTTGTGAGCGTTACGCTCGTGCATTACTTCCATACCCAGGTTAGCGCGGTTGATTACATCTGCCCAAGTTGCAATCACACGACCTTCAGAATCAATGATTGATTGGTTGAAGTTGAAACCGTTCAAGTTGAACGCCATTGTGCTAACACCCAAGGCGGTAAACCAGATACCGATTACAGGCCATGCTGCGAGGAAGAAGTGCAGTGAACGGCTGTTGTTGAAAGAAGCGTATTGGAAGATTAGACGACCGAAGTAGCCGTGGGCTGCAACGATGTTGTAGGTTTCTTCTTCTTGACCGAATTTGTAACCGTAGTTAAGGGATTCAGTTTCGGTGGTTTCACGAACCAAAGAAGAAGTTACAAGAGAACCGTGCATTGCACTGAACAAGCTTCCACCGAATACACCAGCTACACCTAATTGGTGGAAGGGGTGCATCAAGATGTTGTGTTCTGCTTGGAACACGATCATGAAGTTGAATGTTCCGCTTATACCTAAAGGCATACCATCAGAGAATGAACCTTGTCCGATGGGGTATACCAAGAATACTGCACTTGCTGCTGCTACTGGTGCTGAGTAGGCTATAGCAATCCAAGGACGCATTCCTAAGCGGTAGGATAGTTCCCATTCACGACCCATGTAGCAGAATATGCCAATCAGGAAGTGGAAGATTACCAACTGGTAAGGACCGCCATTGTACAACCACTCATCAAGAGAAGCTGCTTCCCAAATTGGGTAGAAGTGCAAACCGATAGCGTTGGAGGAAGGTACTACTGCACCAGAGATGATGTTGTTTCCGTAAATCAAGGAACCTGCAACAGGTTCGCGGATACCATCGATGTCTACTGGGGGTGCGGCGATGAAAGCGATTACGAAGCAAGCGGTAGCTGCTAGCAAGGTGGGGATCATTACTACACCAAACCAACCGATGTAGATCCGGTTGTTGGTGCTGGTGATCCATTCGCAGAATCTATCCCATACGTTGGCGCTTTCGCGACGTTGTAAGGTTGCTGTCATGGTTTTATGATTGCGGTTATTTATGAATCAGGCGGTTTTGTCTTTGCCTGTGAAACTACTTTACACTGCTTTACAATTTTTAATCAAGTTTTATTACTTCAGTAAACCTGATGTAAGTCATTAGGTTTGCTTATTTAAGCGTTGTATCTTAGTGTTTGCAGGTGTTCCAAATACAGCGAACACAGAATTTCGATATATTTACTCTGGTGTTAGCGCTGAATAGATAAAATAGAAAGGAACATTGTTGCAATCGACTCTAAATAGAGAGTTGATATGGATTACTACCAAAATTAGGAGGGGAGGTGTGACATGACAATTACTCTAAATCACACCATAGTGCCCGTATACGACAAAGAGGCATCGGCGCGGTTCTTTGCAAAAATTTTTGGTTTAGAGGTCGAGCTTCCCGTTGGTCACTTCGCTGCTGTGCATATAAATGATGCATTAACGCTCGACTTCGCTGACGCTGAAGCGTTTGAGCCACATCATTATGCGTTCCATGTCAGTGATGAAGAATTTGATGCAATTTTTGCACGCGTCAAAGAGGCAGGTATTGAATACACTAGCGACCCCATGCATCAGAATAAAGGACAAATTAACCACTGGAATCAAGGTCGTGGCTTCTATTTCTATGACTTTGATGGTCATAACTTAGAATTGTTAACCCGTGCATAGATTTTTGACATCAGGTCAATGCATTACTTCTTGACTAAAAAATATGCTGTGGCATAGTCTGGTAATTGGCTGATATTCTGCCCAAATTCTTTTTTATTCGGAAAAATACCTGCCAAAAAATCGAGCTGATAAAGATTGGGTAAAAATGCTCCGCCTGTATCGGCGATGACTCCCATTTGCAGATGTTTACGACCACCTTGATTATGCTCAATTACAATAACTTTACCTAAACCGATATTCAAAACATCTCCAGCAAAAGTCACTCCAGGTTTGATAGAAATTTTTGCATCTATTTTGTATCCATAGCCTTTAATAGCATCAACTTCTCTAAAATACCAATAACGCTTTTGTGCTGTTGCCTTTAATCCGCGGATATAAGCTATTCCATTGTTTCTATCTACATTAAAAAATGCCTTATAACCATCTGTAAAATTAATCAGAATTGTTCCTTCCATAATTGCTTCTTCTAAGCCATTTCTGGTTAGATAAGCAAGAGTTGTAACTTTTCCAAATTCTCGACCACCTGGTTCATAAATACCAGACAAAACATCTTGCTTTGTGTATCGAGTGTAGAACTTATCGTTATTAGAGTTGTCTTTTAAGCTATAAATTGGTATATTAAAAACAGAGGTTTTTTTGCGGGAACCAGGGTGGGTAAATACAGCATATTGAGTAATTCGTAATTGTTTTTGCTGTTTACTTTTGGGGTTGTAGGCAGACCATTTAATGACTCGAAAATTGGTATTGATAAATTTAGAGTCTTGTAAACGAGTAGCTCGATTATTAGCAATATCCTCCTTCAAAACAGCAATCATGAAATCCAAAGTTTTGAGGACATCTGCTACAGTAACTCCTTGAGTAGCAAGTACTCCTGTACGCATAATATCTGGGTCTTCTGAAGCATAATCTTGAAAATATTTTCTAGTATTAACGAGAACGGTTAATAAATCTCCTTGATTGAAGTTAACCTTACTACTTGGTAGTTTTGCTGAAGTAACAATCTGGCTGCCATTAATACTAAATTTATATTTTTTAAACTCATCGACAACGGGATAGGGTGCAGATGCTGCTAATAGATTATCCTGAGATAAAAAAGAGTTTTGCTTGCCTAAAACTTTCTCAGATATTTGTTGATTTATAAAAGGGTTTTGAAACCTTAAGTTAATTGGCTCGGTAACTTTATTTGAAGTAAAGGAAATCTTTGATTGAAGTGGGACAAAATTTTCTTGCTGATTATTAAAAGGCCAATCTTGTTCAGCTAGCTGTTTAGTTTTTGGCTGAGCATATATATGAAAACTGGCTAAACTGACAAGTAATAAACCAGCACAACCTATTGTGAAACAAACTTTTTGCTTAAATAAAATATTCATAACTTGGAAAATAAATTCCTATTGTCTCTTACTATTTTCAATGCGTGAATTTTGAATTGTTTAAGTTTATATCACCTCACGCACTAACTGCGCCAACTTTTCCGCACTATCAGGAACTGCGATCGCATAAGCTTTTTCCCTCATTTTTGCTAACTCTTGCGGTGACTGCAATAAATTCAACACATTACTTTGCAATGCTTCAGTCGTCAACTCAGATTGCTTCAACGTTAACGCTGCACCCGCTTTTGTAAATACGTCTGCATTGTAAGATTGATGGTCTTCTGCGGCAAAGGGGTAAGGAATCAAAATCGCTGGCGTTCCACACACTGCCAATTCTGTTAAACTACCTGCGCCAGAACGACTAATAGCAATAGTTGCTCGTTGCAACAACGCCGCCATATTGTTGTAAAAAGGTAAGGCTATGTACTGTGGATGTTTGAGACTATCTGCTTCCGGATCGCGATCGCCAGTTAAATGTACTACATAAATACCAGCATCAAACCAAGCTTTTGCAGATTCGCGCACCAACTTATTTATTGCAACTGCACCCTGGCTACCTCCAAAAACAACAATTAAAGGAACACCATCAGGAATAGCTAAATCCAGTGGTGCATCAATTGCTCCATCAATAAACTGCGCTCTTACGGGAGTACCAACACAGACATTTTGGGCACGAGGTAAATACTTAGCAGCTACTTCAAATCCCAAGGCTACCGCACTACACCAAGGGCCAAAAAAGCGAGTTACTTTACCAGGTAAGGCGTTAGATTCGTGGAAAATCACGGGTAAACCGAGAGAACGCGCCGCAATGACGGCTGGCCCGGCAATGTAACCCCCTGTGGTAAACACCCCTTGAAAATTTCCCTGTTTGAGAATTCGTCTGACTTCTAGAATCGAAAGGGCAAGTTTACCCAAAATGCGAATCGAGGAAAGTCCAAACCCTTGCTGAAACCCTTCAACTGCAATAGTATTCAAGGGATACTGTTTGGGGACAAGTTGAGTTTCTAGGCGATCGGGTACTCCCAGCCATTCTATTTGATAATCTGGAAGTTTTTGGGCCAGGGCGATCGCTGGAAACAAATGTCCACCAGTCCCACTGGCAGCTATTAATAATCGTATCGGTGCGTTTGCCATCAAACCTCTACCGTTTAGCGTCTAGCTTAACTAAGATAAAACAATTTGCTTACTTTCTCTAATCAAATCAGTAAACTCTTACCCATGACTAACATTATTACCGCCTTAGTGAAACACCAACTCAGATTTCCAGCAAATATCTGGCTAGTTTCGTTCCTACTGACCATTGGTTTAACAAGTGGTTGGCAACGTACTCAGGCGACGATACCACAGCAATTATCTCAAGCCACAACACCCCAAAATGCACCAGCCGCTCTGACAAACCTATTGACACAAATTGATAGCGCTGCTAGCCGAGGCGATGTCAAAGGGGTATTGCAATTTTACAGCCCCAATTTCACTCATGGGGATGGATTAAACCTCCAAACCCTGGAAAGGTCTTTGACTTCACTTTGGCAACGATATCCGAAATTGCAATACAGCACGAAACTGCTATCTTCAAAACCTGAAGCTAATGGAATTATTGCTGAAACAGAAACAAAGATAACTGGCTTACCCTCTGGTAACGGTAATAAGTTAGCTCTCAATGCCACGATTAAATCACGTCAGCGCATTGAAGGTGGAAAAATAGTCCGTCAAGATATTTTGTCAGAACGCACCCTGCTTACTTCTGGTAGCAATCCGCCCCAAATTGATATTAAATTACCCCAGCAAGTGCAAGTCGGTCAGAAATATAGTTTTGATGCGATCGTTCAACAGCCACTTGGTGATGATTTTTTACTAGGAACGGCCTTAGAAGAATCTATCCAACCAGATAAATTTCTTAATCCTACACCCGTCGATTTAGAATTACTGACATCTGGCGGACTGTTTAAAGTAGGACAAGCACCATCTATCCCAGGTAGCCAATGGGTTTCTGCTGTCATCCTGCGAGGTAATGGAATGACGATGGTAACTCAGCGCTTGCAAATAGTGAAGAAGTAGTAAAAACGCGATTAATCGCGTTTTTATAGGAGTTAGGAGTTATAGACCGACTGATGATAAATTATGAACGATGAAACTTGTGCTAATTCATAATTCATAACTGTTAACTCCTCACTCCTAACTATCCTAATGACATCCCTACAAAATCAAATCATTTTGATTACTGGTGCAAGTAGTGGTATTGGTACTGCTTGTGCAAAAATCTTTGCTGGTGCAAGTACAAAACTGATTTTAGCAGCACGAAGGTTAGAACGTTTGCAGCAGCTAGCAGATACTCTTAGTAAAGATTTTAGTACTGAAATTCATTTATTACAGCTAGATGTGCGCGATCGCAATGCTGTTGAATCTGCCATTGCGACTCTACCCTCTGCCTGGTCTGACATCGACATTCTCATTAATAATGCTGGTCTAAGTCGTGGTTTAGACAAGTTGCACGAAGGCAGCTTTCAAGACTGGGAAGACATGATTGATACTAACGTTAAGGGTTTACTTTACGTCTCCCGCTATGTCGTTCCGGGAATGGTAAGTCGCGATCGCGGTCATGTGGTAAATTTAGGTTCCATCGCTGGACATCAAACCTATCCCGGTGGCAATGTTTACTGTGCTACCAAAGCTGCTGTCAGAGCCATTTCTGAAGGTTTAAAACAAGACTTGTTGGGTACGCGGGTACGTGTAACTTCCGTCGATCCTGGTATGGTAGAAACGGAATTTAGCGAGGTACGCTTTCACGGAAATACTGAACGCGCTAACAAAGTCTATCAGGGAGTTACACCCCTAACAGCAGATGATGTGGCTGATGTGATATTTTTCTGTGTGACGCGATCGCCCCATGTAAATATTAATGAAGTTGTGCTAATGCCTGTTGACCAAGCTAGCGCTACCCTAGTTAATCGACGAACATAAAACTAACGCATCTCATACCATTCTAAAAGAACTTACCCCTTTCACTTACTCTACTTAAGAGACATTTGGTAGAAAAAATGTAGAGACGTAGCACTACTACGTCTCTACAAGGGTTCTGGGTAACGTATATTTAATTTCACCAAATATCTCAAGTTTTACAGTTTATGTTTTAGTTTACGTCTAGAGAGTTTGTTAAGGCTTTACCTACTCAGCTAGAGTGAAATTGATATATAAAAGAGCAATTTTCAAATGACCATTTACTTTTATAAGGTTTGGCAGCCTTATGGCTGTTTTTCTAACTTTTCTCTCCACGGAATCCATATCGAGGGTGCTTACTGGCCAACGGTTGAGCATTATTATCAAGCGCAAAAGTTTGTAGGCAGCACAGATGCGGCAATTATACCTCTCATCCATGCTGCCGCCACCCCAGAAGAAGCTGCCACTTTGGGAAGATGTAGTACTCGCGAACTCCGACGAGACTGGGATTTGGTCAAAACTCAAATTATGCGAGAAGCTGTACTCAAAAAGTTTCTCACTTATGCTGATATTAGAGAAGTTCTCTTGAAGACAGGTGATGAGATTTTGGTTGAAAACTCCCCAACCGATTCTTTTTGGGGCTGTGGTGCTAATAAAAGCGGTCAAAACTATCTCGGTAAAACTCTCATGAGTGTGCGTGAAGAAATTCGTAATTTACTATCTTTAACAGTAATTTACGAATAATTTAATCAAAATAGTTACATTCAACATAAAGTTAGCAATTAAACGGGGAATAGTAAAATTCCCCAGACAAAAATATTAAAAAAATTACTAATAATTTAGTTATTGCTTTTAAAAAGTTTTAATTAATTGAATTAATGGACAAAAATGTTAAAAAAATATTTTTAATTTCAAGAAATTATTCCAACTCTAAATTAAGTAAAATTACTGGAATAGTTTAATGATTGAGAATATAAAATTAGTAAATGTCAATGATTAAAAATTTCTTAACTTTAGACTTCAGATGAGATATTAAAAGTATTTAATGATACAGCGGTTTTACATATCCCTAAATCCACTTTATAAGGGCTACAGGGAACAAACAAATATCTGTTAGTTTTCAAACATCCTCGAATCCATTTCCAAAAATATTTGTAATACATGTATGCCATTAGCAATGCATTAATAGCAAGAATTTATTGAAATAGGATAAAAATCGAAGCATTGTAAGTTGACAATTCTTATCAATGACAAGGATATAAAAAATTATACTTTTATAATGGTGTCTATAAGCAATGATACGTAGGTATAAACCAAACGAGTTGCAGAAAACCTTCGATCGAGAAAGTTTACTGCACCGGATGACAAAACAGATCAGGCGATCGCTCGACCTTCAAGAGATATTAACGACTACTGTTAGCGAAGTGCGTTTATTTTTGGGTGCAGATCGGGTGAAAGTGTATCGCTTTGATGCTGATGGTAGTGGTGAAGTCATTGCAGAATCTATTCATGAGCAACGTCTGCCATCCTTATTGGGTCAACGCTTCCCAGCTGATGATATTCCAGAAGCCGCCAGAGAGATGTTTTTGTTAGCGGGGCAACGTTCGATTGTCGATGTGGTAAATGAGAAGATCGGGCTATCACCTCTACAGTCAAAAGAAACTGGCAAACGTCTAGAAACTAATATCTACTATCGCCAAGCAGACCGGTGCCATATTCAATACCTAAAAGCAATGGGTGTGCAGTCCTCGTTGGTAGTACCAATTTTAAATTGCGACCCACAAGAACCATTGGCAAAGCCTAAATTGTGGGGATTGTTGGTAGCTCACCACAGTGAACCGCAAAAGATTTTGAAGCGGCAACTAAAAGTATTGCAGCAAGTTGCTGACCAGGTAGCGATCGCGATCGCTCAAAGTAATCTACTCACTGAAGCCCAGGCCAAGCAAAAGCGAGAAGCTACTATTAACCAAGTCACCACACTATTGCATAAACTGCCAACAATCCAATTACAAGGAGCGCTAAAAGAAGTTATTACTGCTTTCTGTGGAGTAGGTGGCAGGCTTTACATTGCAGAGAGTCAAGAACTATACACCTGGGGCGACCAACCGACACTCTCCTATGAGTTAGATAACAGTATTATCGAACAGCATCCCATCTGGCAAAACTGGATGGCTGAGTTTCAACAAGGTAATATTTGGGCAACTACTGACCTTTATAAAGAACCACGTTTGCGAGTTTTGGCTTTAGCATTCCGTTCTACTCAAATTCGCGGACTCATGGTGATTCCGCTACATTACCGCGAAAAATTTATTGGTGTATTAAGTATTTTCCGCTCGGAATTTGAAACGGAAATCTTGTGGGCGGGACGATGCGAACAAAATCGGCGACAACTTTTACCGCAGCTTTCTTTTGAGGTTTGGCGAGAGCGGAAAAAAGGGCAAGCACCTGAGTGGAAGTTGGAAGACATCTTATTAGGGCAAGCTTTATACGATCATTTCTCAATGGCAATTCAGCAGCAGCAAATGTATAAACAGGTACAATCCCTGAATACCACCTTAGAACTGCGGGTGCAAGAGCAAACTGCTGAACTCGAAAAATCATTAATGTTTACCAAAGTAATCAAGCAAGTTACAGAGCATATTCGCCGCACTTTGGACTTGCAGGCAACCCTGCAATCCATCGTTCGGGAAGTCCGCCCCCTACTAAATTCAGACCGAGTGCTGATTTTCTACCTAAAGACTCAATCGGTGATTGTAGAAGAGATTAATGGCAATTGGCAGTCAGTTTTGGGAGTGAATCCACCACCGGAATGCTTTCCTGATGAGTATACTCGTTTATATTGTCAGGGTAGGGTACGGGCAATTAACAACGTTTCAACGGCTTCTTTAAGCGATTGTCATCGAGAGTTTTTGCAGAGTCTGCAAGTGCAAGCAAACTTAATAGTTCCGATTAATATGGGTATGGAACTATGGGGCTTACTAATTGCCCATGAGTGTGAGGCTTCCAGAAATTGGCAGGATACAGAAATTGATTTATTGCAGCAGGTGGCAGATCAGGCTGCGATCGCTATTCAACAAGCACAACTCTACGAACAAACCTCTGAGGCCGAAACTGAAGCCAGAAATCAAGCTGCTCAGTTAGAGCATACCCTACATGAACTCCAAGAAACACAGACAAGATTGATTCAGACCGAAAAAATGTCCGGCTTAGGACAGTTGGTGGCGGGTGTCGCCCACGAAATCAACAACCCCGTTAACTTTATTTACGGGAATCTGTGCCACGCCAGTGACTACACCGAACAACTGCTAGAAATTTTACGTCTCTATCAGCTACACTATCCCCATCCGAATAGTGAAATTAAGGCCGCGATCGAAGCGATCGATTATGAATTTTTGGTAGAAGACCTCCCAAAAATCATGACATCAATGCAAGTAGGAACCGAGCGCATCCGCTCAATAG harbors:
- the psbA gene encoding photosystem II q(b) protein, which translates into the protein MTATLQRRESANVWDRFCEWITSTNNRIYIGWFGVVMIPTLLAATACFVIAFIAAPPVDIDGIREPVAGSLIYGNNIISGAVVPSSNAIGLHFYPIWEAASLDEWLYNGGPYQLVIFHFLIGIFCYMGREWELSYRLGMRPWIAIAYSAPVAAASAVFLVYPIGQGSFSDGMPLGISGTFNFMIVFQAEHNILMHPFHQLGVAGVFGGSLFSAMHGSLVTSSLVRETTETESLNYGYKFGQEEETYNIVAAHGYFGRLIFQYASFNNSRSLHFFLAAWPVIGIWFTALGVSTMAFNLNGFNFNQSIIDSEGRVIATWADVINRANLGMEVMHERNAHNFPLDLAAGDFAPVALSAPAING
- a CDS encoding VOC family protein produces the protein MTITLNHTIVPVYDKEASARFFAKIFGLEVELPVGHFAAVHINDALTLDFADAEAFEPHHYAFHVSDEEFDAIFARVKEAGIEYTSDPMHQNKGQINHWNQGRGFYFYDFDGHNLELLTRA
- the murG gene encoding undecaprenyldiphospho-muramoylpentapeptide beta-N-acetylglucosaminyltransferase, yielding MANAPIRLLIAASGTGGHLFPAIALAQKLPDYQIEWLGVPDRLETQLVPKQYPLNTIAVEGFQQGFGLSSIRILGKLALSILEVRRILKQGNFQGVFTTGGYIAGPAVIAARSLGLPVIFHESNALPGKVTRFFGPWCSAVALGFEVAAKYLPRAQNVCVGTPVRAQFIDGAIDAPLDLAIPDGVPLIVVFGGSQGAVAINKLVRESAKAWFDAGIYVVHLTGDRDPEADSLKHPQYIALPFYNNMAALLQRATIAISRSGAGSLTELAVCGTPAILIPYPFAAEDHQSYNADVFTKAGAALTLKQSELTTEALQSNVLNLLQSPQELAKMREKAYAIAVPDSAEKLAQLVREVI
- a CDS encoding SDR family oxidoreductase, which produces MTSLQNQIILITGASSGIGTACAKIFAGASTKLILAARRLERLQQLADTLSKDFSTEIHLLQLDVRDRNAVESAIATLPSAWSDIDILINNAGLSRGLDKLHEGSFQDWEDMIDTNVKGLLYVSRYVVPGMVSRDRGHVVNLGSIAGHQTYPGGNVYCATKAAVRAISEGLKQDLLGTRVRVTSVDPGMVETEFSEVRFHGNTERANKVYQGVTPLTADDVADVIFFCVTRSPHVNINEVVLMPVDQASATLVNRRT
- a CDS encoding NADAR family protein translates to MTIYFYKVWQPYGCFSNFSLHGIHIEGAYWPTVEHYYQAQKFVGSTDAAIIPLIHAAATPEEAATLGRCSTRELRRDWDLVKTQIMREAVLKKFLTYADIREVLLKTGDEILVENSPTDSFWGCGANKSGQNYLGKTLMSVREEIRNLLSLTVIYE
- a CDS encoding GAF domain-containing sensor histidine kinase, encoding MIRRYKPNELQKTFDRESLLHRMTKQIRRSLDLQEILTTTVSEVRLFLGADRVKVYRFDADGSGEVIAESIHEQRLPSLLGQRFPADDIPEAAREMFLLAGQRSIVDVVNEKIGLSPLQSKETGKRLETNIYYRQADRCHIQYLKAMGVQSSLVVPILNCDPQEPLAKPKLWGLLVAHHSEPQKILKRQLKVLQQVADQVAIAIAQSNLLTEAQAKQKREATINQVTTLLHKLPTIQLQGALKEVITAFCGVGGRLYIAESQELYTWGDQPTLSYELDNSIIEQHPIWQNWMAEFQQGNIWATTDLYKEPRLRVLALAFRSTQIRGLMVIPLHYREKFIGVLSIFRSEFETEILWAGRCEQNRRQLLPQLSFEVWRERKKGQAPEWKLEDILLGQALYDHFSMAIQQQQMYKQVQSLNTTLELRVQEQTAELEKSLMFTKVIKQVTEHIRRTLDLQATLQSIVREVRPLLNSDRVLIFYLKTQSVIVEEINGNWQSVLGVNPPPECFPDEYTRLYCQGRVRAINNVSTASLSDCHREFLQSLQVQANLIVPINMGMELWGLLIAHECEASRNWQDTEIDLLQQVADQAAIAIQQAQLYEQTSEAETEARNQAAQLEHTLHELQETQTRLIQTEKMSGLGQLVAGVAHEINNPVNFIYGNLCHASDYTEQLLEILRLYQLHYPHPNSEIKAAIEAIDYEFLVEDLPKIMTSMQVGTERIRSIVLSLRNFSRLDESENKRVDLHEGIDNTLLILQHRLKGNPEFPRIEIIKDYGNIPLVECYAGQMNQVFMNIFSNAIDALEVGSREWQSQGDKEKNSCPIPTIEISTKVSADNSRLLIRITDNGPGMNEDVKKRIFDPFYTTKPVGKGTGLGLAISYQIIVEKHGGIMECISEFGKGTEFWIEIPIKPPGKIVN